One stretch of Harmonia axyridis chromosome 1, icHarAxyr1.1, whole genome shotgun sequence DNA includes these proteins:
- the LOC123685677 gene encoding 5'-3' exoribonuclease 2 homolog: MGVPAFFRWLSRKYPSVIVHCVEQKPVDVNGVSVPNDTSEPNPNGMEFDNLYLDMNGIIHPCTHPEDGTPAPKNEDEMMVAIFNCIDKLFNIVRPRKVLYMAIDGVAPRAKMNQQRSRRFRASKESVEKLNEIKRIRAELLLKGVELPPEKPKEEHFDSNCITPGTPFMARLSECLHYYIHERLNNDPGWKNIKVVLSDANVPGEGEHKIMDFIRRQRGQPDHDPNTQHVLCGADADLIMLGLATHEPNFTIIREEFKPNQPKPCDICAQIGHETKDCTGGVKSLEDKPEIKVYSDVQYIFVRLNVLKEYLQKELLMPNLPFKYEFERAVDDWVFMCFFVGNDFLPHLPSLEIREGAIDRLVTLYKDCVYRTGGWLTNSGEVFLERVQVIMSELGKVEDEIFKTRQQRELSFKAREKAKKRRSEGSYNDRRPNWQLVKDTQFAPRSINNRNPVQNPRNEAMMIRKAGMHTQVDHQLQTVTAKSSLESMIKPVGSDEQPRGTKRKAEEDEESDDDQAHDEVRLWEDGFKDRYYESKFDVASNNYEFRNSVALHYVRGLCWVLKYYYQGCASWSWYFPYHYAPFASDFVNISGLSTDFDSDTKPFKPLEQLMGVFPAASSKHVPDLFAKLMSDPESTIIDFYPEDFKIDLNGKKFAWQGVALLPFVDEKRLFKALAPLYSQLTDAEKKRNSLGDDRLYVSKGHHGHILLNSLYLNDVSVDMETHISLDGMAGTVLLSDICIEEGGLLNSPVRGLDEVSSNLVCTVKYRYPQYPKGFIFPAKKLDGAIDPPTVLKPSDLNPQQNRQWRAQTGMVPATQRAYLDRPGHRMVNHHLPSFNNVPPPQNMDRRQNSYQQNSYNSRGGHYNSYQNNRGGYSSNRGNYRGGYQQNNSHQGSSRNNYQQQNRNHSYDRNRTQDQDRRPPGPYRDRYQSNNYYGQ; the protein is encoded by the exons ATGGGTGTTCCAGCTTTTTTTCGTTGGCTCAGCCGAAAATATCCTTCGGTTATTGTGCATTGTGTTGAACAGAAG cCAGTTGATGTTAATGGGGTAAGTGTACCAAATGATACTTCAGAACCTAAtccaaatggaatggaatttgATAACTTATACCTAGACATGAATGGTATAATTCATCCGTGTACACATCCAGAAGATGGTACACCAGCTCcaaaaaatgaagatgaaatGATGGTTGCTATCTTTAATTGTATTGATAAGCTGTTCAACATTGTAAGACCACGTAAAGTATTGTATATGGCTATCGATGGAGTGGCTCCTAGGGCAAAAATGAATCAACAAAGGTCAAGGCGTTTCAGAGCATCAAAAGAGAGTGTTGAAaagttgaatgaaataaaaagaataagGGCCGAGTTACTCCTTAAAGGAGTAGAATTACCTCCAGAAAAACCAAAAGAAGAACATTTCGACTCAAATTGTATAACACCTGGTACCCCATTTATGGCCAGGCTGTCTGAGTGCttacattattatattcatgaaaGGTTAAATAACGATCCTGGTTGGAAAAATATTAAAGTTGTTCTATCAGATGCCAATGTACCAGGAGAAGGAGAACATAAGATAATGGACTTCATTCGTAGACAGAGAGGACAACCTGATCATGATCCAAATACCCAGCATGTACTCTGTGGAGCAGATGCTGATCTGATTATGTTGGGACTTGCAACACATGAACCTAATTTTACTATCATAAGAGAGGAATTTAAACCCAATCAGCCTAAACCATGTGACATATGTGCTCAAATAGGACATGAAACAAAAGATTGTACAGGTGGTGTAAAAAGCTTAGAGGATAAACCAGAGATCAAGGTATATTCTGATGTACAATACATCTTTGTGAGACTCAATGTGTTGAAAGAGTATTTACAAAAGGAATTATTAATGCCTAACTTGCCatttaaatatgaatttgaacGAGCAGTTGATGATTGGGTTTTCATGTGCTTCTTTGTGGGAAATGACTTTCTGCCACATTTACCGAGTTTGGAAATCAGAGAAGGGGCAATTGACAGATTAGTTACTTTATACAAGGATTGTGTTTATAGAACTGGAGGTTGGCTGACAAATAGTGGAGAGGTATTTCTAGAAAGAGTACAGGTCATAATGTCTGAACTTGGTAAAGTGGAAGATGAAATTTTTAAGACACGGCAACAAAGAGAGCTTTCATTCAAGGCTAGAGAAAAGGCAAAGAAACGTCGCTCTGAGGGATCATATAATGATAGGAGACCTAACTGGCAACTTGTAAAAGATACACAATTTGCACCAAGG tCAATTAACAATAGAAATCCAGTACAAAATCCCAGAAATGAAGCTATGATGATTAGAAAGGCTGGAATGCATACACAGGTCGATCATCAACTTCAAACGGTAACAGCTAAGAGTTCACTTGAATCTATGATAAAACCAGTAGGTTCAGATGAACAACCTAGGGGTACGAAGAGGAAAgctgaagaagatgaagagtcTGATGATGATCAAGCACATGATGAAGTCAGGTTATGGGAAGATGGTTTTAAAGATCGCTACTATGAATCAAAATTTGATGTTGCAtcaaataattatgaattcaG aaattctgtTGCTTTACATTATGTAAGAGGTCTCTGTTGGGTATTAAAATACTATTATCAAGGATGCGCTTCATGGTCGTGGTATTTTCCTTATCATTATGCACCATTTGCGTCAGACTTTGTAAATATTTCAGGATTGAGTACAGATTTCGACAGTGACACTAAACCGTTCAAGCCGTTGGAACAACTTATGGGTGTGTTTCCAGCTGCTTCCAGTAAACATGTACCTGATCTTTTTGCAAAGCTTATGTCTGATCCA GAATCAACGATCATAGACTTTTATCCTGAAGATTTCAAAATTGATCTGAATGGAAAAAAGTTTGCATGGCAAGGCGTAGCGCTTCTCCCTTTTGTTGATGAAAAACGTCTTTTCAAAGCCCTGGCACCTCTTTATTCTCAACTGACAGATGCAGAAAAAAAGAGGAATTCTCTTGGGGACGACAGACTTTATGTATCTAAAGGCCATCATGGACATATATTATTGAATTCCCTCTACCTGAACGATGTTAGTGTAGACATGGAGACACATATTTCTTTAGATGGAATGGCTGGAACAGTTCTCTTATCAGATATTTGTATTGAAGAAGGAGGACTTTTGAATTCACCTGTTCGAGGATTAGACGAAGTGTCAAGTAATTTAGTATGTACTGTAAAATACCGATATCCCCAGTACCCAAAAGGATTCATATTTCCTGCTAAAAAACTTGATGGAGCTATAGACCCGCCTACTGTACTCAAACCGTCTGATTTGAATCCACAACAGAATAGGCAATGGAGGGCTCAAACAGGTATGGTTCCAGCCACTCAGAGGGCTTACTTGGATAGGCCAGGACATCGGATGGTTAATCATCATCTTCCATCTTTCAATAATGTGCCCCCACCTCAGAATATGGACAGGAGACAGAATAGCTACCAACAAAACA GTTACAATTCCAGGGGAGGACACTACAACTCATATCAAAATAATAGAGGGGGGTATTCCAGTAACAGAGGAAATTATCGTGGTGGATATCAACAAAATAACAGTCATCAAGGATCCAGTAGAAATAATTACCAGCAGCAGAATAGGAATCATTCTTATGATAGAAACAGAACACAAGATCAGGACAGAAGACCTCCTGGTCCCTATAGGGACAgatatcaatcaaataattattatggacaatga